A genomic stretch from Caldicellulosiruptoraceae bacterium PP1 includes:
- a CDS encoding DHH family phosphoesterase, with the protein MHDKSKELIKSDSKLYALIIFTFSIIIILYDKTIGLICLAIVLFYFIYNYRSNIKQRKRLMEYIENLTLNIDNASKDTLLKFPLPMMITEYTGEIVWYNNKLSELIGNQKLLGKNYIDYLPALYDAVKNNQNKAKSVEFMNNYFDVFISLVEIEGSKNEKRYLNLFYFVDISEQHKLLENLNNTNVVFGYLQIDNYDDVMNSSPEVSRSNIASEIERKVFDWFYHQIKTDIFITKYEKDKYLFVTNYESLERMKEKRFNILDQLKEINIYNRIIPTLSCGIGIRQTSIYQSYKDAKTALDMALSRGGDQVVIYSNNNYEFYGGKSKEIEKRSKVRSRVMAQTLKEIIKHSDRIFIIGHQFFDFDCLGSAIGVIILAHKLGKEAYIATSIINPSIEPYIESLKQNEKYHDVFINQAELLKKKSENSVLFVVDTQRPSYLDIIDSIDLFNKIVVIDHHRRATDWIENALINYSETYASSTSELISEILNYEGIRISKLEAEILMAGIYIDTKGFTKNTGVRTFEVITYLRENNADPLVVKEFFKEDFDTFIKKKKLIENTHIIFGNIAIVADYSHICTDNVIIAKVADEVLNIKGIDASFVICQVDDGVVISGRSNGKINVQLILEKLGGGGHLDTAGAQIININIDDAVIMLTDAINSYLNENQ; encoded by the coding sequence GTGCATGATAAATCAAAAGAACTTATTAAATCTGATTCTAAACTGTATGCTTTAATAATATTCACATTTTCTATTATTATTATTTTATATGATAAGACTATTGGACTTATATGCTTAGCAATTGTGTTGTTTTATTTTATATATAATTATAGATCAAATATAAAGCAAAGAAAAAGGCTTATGGAATACATAGAAAATTTAACATTAAATATTGATAATGCTAGTAAAGATACACTACTAAAATTCCCTTTACCTATGATGATAACTGAATATACTGGTGAAATAGTTTGGTATAATAATAAACTTTCTGAACTGATTGGAAATCAAAAATTGTTAGGTAAAAACTATATTGATTATTTACCAGCTCTATATGATGCAGTAAAAAACAATCAAAATAAGGCAAAATCTGTTGAATTTATGAATAATTATTTTGATGTTTTTATTTCTTTAGTTGAAATAGAAGGATCAAAAAATGAAAAAAGATATTTAAACCTTTTTTATTTTGTTGATATATCTGAACAACATAAATTATTAGAGAATTTAAATAATACAAATGTAGTCTTTGGGTATTTGCAAATTGATAATTATGATGATGTAATGAACTCTTCTCCAGAGGTATCAAGATCAAATATAGCATCGGAAATAGAAAGAAAGGTATTTGACTGGTTTTACCATCAAATTAAAACTGATATATTTATCACAAAATATGAAAAGGACAAGTATTTATTTGTGACAAATTATGAATCATTAGAAAGAATGAAAGAAAAAAGATTTAATATTTTAGATCAACTTAAAGAGATTAATATTTATAATAGAATTATTCCTACACTTAGTTGTGGGATTGGAATAAGGCAAACATCTATTTATCAATCATATAAAGATGCTAAGACAGCATTGGATATGGCGTTAAGCCGAGGAGGAGACCAAGTAGTTATCTATTCTAATAATAATTATGAATTTTATGGTGGGAAGTCAAAAGAAATTGAAAAGAGATCAAAAGTAAGATCAAGAGTTATGGCTCAAACACTTAAAGAGATAATAAAGCATTCTGATCGAATTTTTATTATTGGACATCAGTTTTTTGATTTTGATTGTTTAGGTTCAGCAATCGGTGTTATAATTCTTGCTCATAAATTAGGTAAAGAGGCATATATTGCAACAAGTATAATTAATCCTTCCATTGAACCTTATATTGAAAGTTTAAAACAAAATGAGAAATATCATGATGTATTTATAAATCAAGCAGAACTTTTAAAGAAAAAATCAGAAAATTCTGTTCTTTTTGTTGTTGATACTCAAAGGCCAAGTTATTTAGATATAATTGATTCTATTGATTTATTTAATAAAATAGTAGTTATAGATCATCATAGAAGAGCAACAGATTGGATCGAAAATGCACTTATTAATTATTCAGAAACATATGCTTCTTCAACATCAGAGCTTATATCTGAGATTTTAAATTACGAAGGCATAAGAATTTCGAAACTAGAAGCAGAAATACTTATGGCAGGAATATATATTGATACAAAAGGATTTACAAAAAATACTGGTGTCAGAACATTTGAGGTTATTACCTACTTAAGAGAAAATAATGCTGATCCATTAGTTGTTAAAGAATTTTTTAAAGAAGATTTTGATACCTTCATTAAGAAAAAAAAGTTAATTGAAAATACACATATTATTTTTGGCAACATTGCAATTGTTGCAGATTATTCACATATATGCACTGATAATGTTATAATAGCTAAGGTAGCTGATGAAGTTTTAAATATTAAAGGTATAGATGCCTCATTTGTTATATGTCAAGTTGATGATGGGGTTGTTATTAGTGGCCGTTCAAATGGGAAAATTAATGTTCAGTTAATTCTTGAAAAACTTGGTGGTGGAGGACATCTTGATACTGCAGGTGCACAGATAATAAACATAAATATCGATGATGCAGTAATTATGTTAACAGATGCAATAAATAGTTATTTAAACGAAAACCAATAA
- the pheA gene encoding prephenate dehydratase: protein MKVIYLGPEGSYSNIAAKKISKDIYPFDTIDDIFDEVEKNQDVLGVVPVENSIEGSVSVTLDLLLQKNVYIIKEIILDIKHYLCYKINKKISSIASHPQALSQCHEYLRNNFENAKIISAQSTSHAAKLCFEGYVDAAICSYEASKIYNLDIFYGPINNNNMTRFFVIHNKPLFEKRHNNKTSLIFSTYNKPGSLYKILAIFDLWDINLTKIESRPSKKELGQYIFYIDVEGFYDDENISEALKIIKRKTTFYKFLGSYDIEK, encoded by the coding sequence TTGAAGGTAATTTATTTAGGTCCTGAAGGATCTTATAGTAATATTGCTGCAAAAAAGATTAGTAAAGACATATACCCTTTTGATACAATAGATGATATTTTCGATGAAGTTGAAAAAAATCAAGATGTTTTAGGCGTTGTACCGGTTGAAAATTCCATTGAAGGGAGCGTTTCTGTAACATTAGATTTGCTTTTACAAAAAAATGTATACATTATTAAAGAGATTATTCTTGATATTAAACATTATCTTTGTTATAAAATTAACAAGAAAATATCTTCAATTGCATCACATCCGCAGGCACTTTCTCAATGCCATGAATATCTTAGAAATAATTTTGAAAATGCAAAAATAATATCTGCACAAAGCACTTCACATGCAGCTAAGTTATGCTTTGAAGGATATGTTGATGCTGCCATTTGTTCTTATGAAGCATCAAAAATATATAATTTAGATATTTTTTATGGTCCTATAAACAATAACAATATGACACGCTTTTTTGTAATACATAATAAACCACTTTTTGAAAAAAGGCATAATAATAAAACAAGTTTAATTTTCTCTACATATAACAAACCTGGTAGTTTATATAAAATATTAGCGATATTTGATTTGTGGGATATAAATCTCACTAAAATAGAATCAAGGCCATCGAAAAAAGAACTTGGGCAGTATATATTTTATATAGATGTAGAAGGATTTTATGATGATGAAAATATTTCAGAAGCACTTAAAATTATAAAAAGGAAAACTACTTTTTATAAGTTTCTTGGTTCATATGATATAGAAAAATGA
- the dnaB gene encoding replicative DNA helicase: protein MENLENTNLLPVNNDAEEAVIGSMLLDKEVISYVSEILEEDDFYNAHLKEIYASIIDLFEQGKPVDPITVSERLKERGSYDSIGGMDYLSNLIIKIPTTANVTYYASIVEEKSLLRKLINASYKIIEQCNSQTERIEDIVEFAEKTIFNVIQNKNSKDFSHLKEILIDTYNKIEELYIKKAHIIGVPTGFSELDKITAGLQPSDLILLAARPSMGKTSFALNIVEHAALKANIPVAIFSLEMSKEQLVTRMVCSEGLIDSHKLRTGNLEDEEWKRFAKAIALLANAPIYIDDTPAISISEMRAKCRRLKLKEKGLGLVMVDYLQLMQARGRFDSKQQEIAEISRSLKALARELNVPVLALSQLSRAPEMRADHRPILADLRESGAIEQDADIVAFLYRDEYYNKDTDKKHIAELIIAKHRNGPTGTVELLFLDKHTKFRDLEMNKN from the coding sequence ATGGAAAACCTGGAAAACACAAATTTATTACCTGTAAATAATGATGCAGAAGAAGCTGTTATTGGATCAATGTTATTAGATAAGGAAGTTATTTCATATGTTAGTGAAATATTAGAAGAAGATGATTTTTATAATGCTCATCTTAAGGAAATATATGCAAGTATTATTGATCTATTTGAACAAGGTAAACCTGTTGATCCTATAACTGTTTCTGAAAGGCTGAAGGAACGAGGTAGTTATGATAGCATCGGTGGAATGGATTATTTATCGAATTTGATAATAAAAATACCTACGACTGCTAATGTTACATATTATGCAAGTATTGTAGAGGAAAAGTCATTACTTAGAAAATTAATTAATGCATCATATAAAATTATTGAGCAATGTAATAGCCAAACAGAAAGAATAGAAGATATTGTTGAATTTGCTGAAAAAACAATATTTAATGTTATACAAAATAAAAATTCAAAGGATTTTTCACACTTAAAAGAAATACTAATTGATACCTATAATAAAATTGAAGAATTATATATCAAAAAAGCACACATTATTGGTGTTCCAACTGGTTTTTCCGAGCTTGATAAAATAACTGCTGGTCTTCAACCTTCAGACCTTATTTTATTAGCTGCAAGACCATCAATGGGGAAGACAAGTTTTGCTCTAAATATTGTTGAGCATGCAGCATTAAAAGCAAATATTCCAGTTGCTATATTTAGCCTTGAAATGTCGAAAGAGCAGTTAGTAACAAGAATGGTTTGTTCAGAAGGACTGATTGATAGCCATAAATTAAGGACCGGAAATCTTGAAGATGAGGAATGGAAGAGATTTGCAAAAGCAATTGCATTACTTGCAAATGCACCAATTTATATTGATGATACACCTGCAATATCAATATCAGAAATGAGAGCAAAATGCCGAAGACTTAAACTAAAAGAAAAAGGATTAGGACTTGTAATGGTTGATTATCTACAATTAATGCAAGCAAGGGGCAGATTTGATAGCAAACAGCAGGAGATTGCAGAAATATCTCGTTCACTAAAGGCTTTAGCAAGAGAATTAAATGTTCCAGTTCTTGCTTTATCTCAGCTTTCAAGAGCCCCTGAAATGAGAGCTGACCATAGGCCTATATTAGCTGATTTAAGAGAAAGTGGGGCTATTGAACAGGACGCTGATATAGTTGCATTTTTGTATAGGGATGAATATTACAATAAGGACACTGACAAAAAGCATATTGCGGAACTTATAATTGCAAAACATAGGAATGGACCTACTGGAACAGTGGAATTATTATTCTTAGATAAACATACTAAATTCAGAGATTTAGAAATGAATAAAAATTAA
- a CDS encoding thiamine pyrophosphate-dependent enzyme — MAYNIKELANKPERLTGGHRMCAGCGAPVAVRAILRALKPEDRAVVGAATGCLEVSTCIYPYTAWKDSFIHSAFENAGATVSGAEAAYKALKKKGKVSDEFKFIAFGGDGGTYDIGLQSLSGAMERGHNMVYVCYDNGAYMNTGIQRSSATPLYADTTTSPQGKVVPGKTQWRKDLTEVMVAHNIPYVAQTAFITPNMKDLIEKAEKAIYTDGPAFLNVLAPCPRGWRYETSKLIEISKLAVDTCFWPLYEVVNGQYKLTYKPKEKLPVVEFLKVQGRFRHLFKKGNEHLIEQIQQEVDRRWEKLLELCGEK; from the coding sequence ATGGCGTACAATATTAAAGAACTTGCAAACAAACCAGAAAGATTAACTGGTGGACATAGAATGTGTGCTGGTTGTGGTGCTCCAGTTGCTGTAAGAGCAATACTTCGTGCATTAAAACCAGAAGACAGAGCTGTTGTAGGTGCAGCTACAGGATGCTTAGAGGTTTCAACATGTATTTATCCATACACTGCATGGAAGGATTCATTTATTCATAGTGCTTTTGAAAATGCAGGTGCAACAGTTTCAGGAGCTGAAGCTGCATATAAAGCATTAAAGAAAAAAGGCAAAGTTTCTGATGAGTTTAAGTTTATCGCATTTGGTGGAGACGGTGGAACATATGATATAGGTCTTCAATCTTTATCAGGTGCTATGGAAAGAGGACACAATATGGTTTATGTATGCTATGATAATGGTGCATATATGAACACTGGTATTCAAAGGTCATCAGCTACTCCACTTTATGCTGATACTACAACTTCACCACAAGGTAAGGTTGTCCCTGGTAAAACTCAATGGAGAAAAGATTTAACAGAAGTTATGGTAGCTCATAATATTCCTTATGTTGCACAAACAGCTTTCATAACACCAAATATGAAGGATTTAATTGAAAAGGCTGAAAAGGCTATATATACAGACGGGCCAGCATTCTTAAATGTTTTAGCTCCATGTCCAAGAGGATGGAGATACGAAACTTCTAAACTTATTGAAATATCAAAATTAGCAGTTGATACATGTTTCTGGCCACTTTATGAAGTTGTAAATGGTCAATATAAATTAACATACAAACCAAAAGAGAAACTTCCTGTTGTTGAATTTTTAAAGGTTCAAGGAAGATTTAGACACTTATTCAAGAAAGGAAATGAACATTTAATTGAACAAATTCAACAAGAAGTTGATAGAAGATGGGAAAAACTTCTTGAACTTTGTGGAGAGAAATAA
- the porA gene encoding pyruvate ferredoxin oxidoreductase: MAVRDRLSGNEAVAFAMKQINPDVVAAFPITPSTEVPQYFSQFVANGEVDTEFVPVESEHSAMSACIGASAAGARTMTATSSQGLALMWEMLYIAASSRLPIVLALINRALSGPINIHNDHSDSMGARDSGWIQIYCENNQEAYDSLIQAIRIAEHKDVMLPVMVCYDGFITSHAVENIELLETEEVRKFVGEYNPPYWLLNKQEPVAIGPLDLPPYYFEHKRQQAEALKNSKKVILEVAEEFAKLTGRKYGLFETYKLEDAEVGIVVLNSTAGTAKAVVDEYRSKGLKVGLLKPRLFRPFPAEEYADALKHLKAVAILDKVDGFNAAGGPLFNEFTSALYCNGANVKALSYIYGLGGRDVTTKDISKVYDRLLEIAKTGNVGEIYNYLGVRE; encoded by the coding sequence ATGGCAGTTCGTGATAGATTAAGCGGTAATGAAGCAGTTGCTTTTGCTATGAAGCAAATAAATCCTGATGTTGTTGCCGCATTTCCAATAACACCTTCAACCGAAGTTCCACAATACTTCTCTCAATTTGTTGCAAATGGAGAAGTTGATACAGAGTTTGTACCTGTTGAATCTGAACATAGTGCAATGAGTGCTTGTATAGGTGCATCAGCAGCAGGTGCAAGAACAATGACAGCTACATCATCACAAGGTTTAGCTCTTATGTGGGAGATGCTATATATTGCTGCATCTTCAAGACTTCCAATTGTATTAGCATTAATAAACAGAGCATTATCAGGACCAATAAACATTCACAACGATCACTCAGACTCAATGGGTGCAAGAGATAGTGGTTGGATACAAATTTATTGTGAAAATAACCAAGAAGCTTATGATTCATTAATTCAAGCAATAAGGATTGCTGAACACAAAGATGTAATGCTACCTGTAATGGTATGTTATGATGGATTTATAACAAGCCACGCTGTTGAAAATATTGAACTTCTTGAAACAGAAGAAGTAAGAAAATTTGTTGGTGAATACAATCCACCATATTGGCTACTTAATAAACAAGAGCCAGTTGCAATAGGTCCACTTGACTTGCCACCATATTATTTTGAACATAAGAGACAGCAAGCTGAAGCTTTAAAGAATTCTAAGAAGGTTATTCTTGAAGTAGCAGAAGAATTTGCTAAACTAACAGGTAGAAAATATGGATTATTTGAAACATATAAATTAGAAGATGCTGAAGTTGGTATAGTTGTATTAAACTCAACTGCAGGAACTGCAAAGGCAGTTGTTGATGAATATAGAAGCAAGGGTTTAAAAGTTGGTTTACTTAAGCCAAGATTATTTAGGCCATTCCCAGCAGAAGAATATGCTGATGCATTAAAACATCTTAAAGCAGTAGCCATACTTGATAAAGTTGATGGATTTAATGCTGCAGGTGGTCCATTGTTCAATGAATTTACAAGTGCTTTATATTGCAATGGTGCAAATGTAAAGGCTCTAAGCTATATTTACGGCTTAGGTGGTAGAGATGTTACCACAAAAGATATATCAAAAGTTTATGATAGACTTTTAGAAATAGCAAAAACAGGTAATGTTGGCGAAATATATAATTATCTTGGTGTAAGAGAATAA
- a CDS encoding adenosylhomocysteinase — MAVITNINLWEEGQKKIEWAKKHMPILNTIVEQYQEEKPLKDLNVALSVHLEAKTAYLCLCLSKLGANMFVTGSNPLSTQDEIAAALVKNGLNVYAKHGVSNDEYFEHLMMTLDNDIDLIIDDGGDLAYLLHTKLLDKAKKIIGGCEETTTGVIRLKSLEKEGKLLFPMIAVNDAYTKHMFDNRYGTGQSTWDSILRNTNLIIAGKYVVVAGYGWCGKGIAKKAQGLGAKIIITEVDPIKALEAYMDGFEVMTMDKAAKLGDIFITATGCKDIIIDKHFYDMKDGAILCNAGHFNVEINMAKLEEIAEGKYNVRKNIDAYKVNGKEIYVIGEGRLVNLAAADGHPVEIMDMSFGLQMLSAIYVKENKDNLENKVYNVPEHIDKKIARIKLKSLGIEIDKLTDEQKEYLESWEV, encoded by the coding sequence ATGGCTGTAATAACCAATATTAATCTTTGGGAAGAAGGCCAAAAGAAGATTGAATGGGCAAAGAAACATATGCCAATTTTAAATACTATTGTAGAGCAATATCAAGAAGAAAAACCACTTAAAGATTTAAACGTTGCTTTATCTGTGCACTTAGAAGCAAAAACTGCATATCTTTGTTTATGTTTATCAAAATTAGGAGCTAATATGTTTGTTACAGGGTCTAACCCATTATCAACACAAGATGAGATTGCTGCAGCATTAGTGAAAAACGGGTTAAATGTTTATGCAAAGCATGGAGTTTCAAATGATGAATACTTTGAACATTTAATGATGACACTCGATAATGATATAGACTTAATAATAGATGATGGTGGAGACTTAGCATATTTATTGCACACCAAATTGTTGGATAAAGCTAAAAAGATTATTGGCGGTTGTGAAGAGACAACAACAGGAGTAATAAGACTTAAATCACTTGAAAAAGAGGGAAAATTGCTATTTCCAATGATAGCTGTCAATGATGCATATACTAAACATATGTTTGATAATAGATATGGAACTGGACAATCAACGTGGGATTCTATATTAAGGAATACAAATCTCATAATAGCAGGTAAATATGTTGTTGTTGCAGGTTATGGATGGTGTGGTAAAGGAATTGCTAAAAAAGCACAAGGTCTTGGTGCAAAAATTATAATTACAGAGGTTGATCCAATAAAAGCATTAGAAGCATATATGGATGGATTTGAAGTTATGACAATGGATAAAGCAGCTAAATTAGGTGATATATTTATCACTGCAACAGGTTGCAAAGATATAATTATTGATAAACATTTTTATGACATGAAAGATGGAGCTATTCTTTGCAATGCAGGGCATTTTAATGTTGAAATTAATATGGCTAAATTAGAAGAAATTGCAGAAGGTAAGTATAATGTTAGAAAAAATATTGATGCGTATAAAGTGAATGGAAAAGAGATATATGTAATAGGAGAAGGAAGGCTTGTGAACCTTGCAGCAGCTGATGGGCATCCAGTAGAAATTATGGATATGTCTTTTGGATTACAGATGTTATCAGCAATATATGTTAAAGAAAATAAAGATAATTTAGAAAACAAAGTATATAATGTTCCAGAACACATAGACAAAAAAATAGCTCGCATAAAATTAAAAAGTTTAGGTATAGAGATTGATAAACTTACAGATGAACAAAAAGAGTATTTAGAAAGCTGGGAGGTTTAA
- the rplI gene encoding 50S ribosomal protein L9: MKVVLLQDIKGVGKKDEIIEVSDGYARNYLFPKKLAIEATEGVQSHIKGKKEAEQKKKEKELQKAQELAKRIEEISLILKVKSGESGKLFGSITNKEIAEELKKQFKIDIDRKKIEIDNPIKIVGNYTVEVKVYPTVVAKLKVNVTAL, encoded by the coding sequence ATGAAGGTTGTTTTACTTCAAGATATTAAAGGCGTTGGGAAAAAGGACGAAATTATTGAGGTAAGTGATGGCTATGCGAGAAATTATTTATTTCCTAAAAAATTAGCAATAGAAGCTACTGAAGGTGTTCAATCACATATTAAAGGAAAAAAAGAAGCAGAGCAAAAGAAGAAAGAAAAGGAACTGCAAAAAGCTCAAGAACTTGCAAAAAGGATTGAAGAGATTAGCTTAATACTTAAAGTAAAGTCAGGTGAAAGTGGAAAACTTTTTGGGTCTATAACTAATAAAGAGATAGCAGAAGAATTGAAAAAGCAGTTTAAGATTGATATAGATAGGAAAAAAATAGAAATTGATAATCCTATAAAAATAGTTGGAAATTACACAGTGGAAGTAAAAGTATATCCAACAGTTGTTGCAAAATTAAAGGTAAATGTAACAGCTTTATAA
- a CDS encoding amidohydrolase, giving the protein MKLLLKNPVIIGYDENFKDFYRSDILIVNDKIEKVYPNIEIHDADIVIDAEKYIAIPGLVNAHTHCGQTVLRSYADDLPFNEWLFDRVFPLESKLNQQIVYYSSLLGIAEMIKSGTTLFFDMYFYEDMTAKAVSETGIRAVLSRGLQTDENEHKRIEETLKLIQDYSSDRIKIFFGPHSIYTCSTELLENVSKLAFDYNTGIMIHVSESENEVNECFERHDCSPVKYLSDLGIFDSPTVAAHCVYVDNDDIDILNRKCVTVAYNPTSNLKLGNGFAPIYSMIQSGINVAIGTDSAASNNNLNMIEEMHIASLLEKGLYKLPNIMNASQILKMATFNGAYASLFENIGLIKEGYKADIVLIDNESLNMMPNFNPISNIVYSANPENIKTVICNGKILYKDGKLTTIDEEGLKKEIKDIMKYLNE; this is encoded by the coding sequence TTGAAATTATTATTGAAAAATCCTGTTATAATCGGATATGATGAAAATTTTAAGGATTTTTATAGATCTGATATTTTAATAGTCAATGATAAAATAGAAAAAGTTTACCCTAATATAGAAATTCATGATGCTGATATTGTTATTGATGCAGAAAAATATATAGCAATACCTGGTTTAGTAAATGCACATACGCATTGTGGTCAGACTGTATTAAGGTCTTATGCTGATGATTTGCCTTTTAATGAATGGCTTTTTGATAGGGTATTTCCTTTAGAATCGAAACTTAATCAGCAGATAGTGTATTATTCATCATTACTTGGAATAGCTGAAATGATAAAATCAGGGACAACACTCTTTTTTGATATGTATTTTTATGAGGATATGACTGCAAAAGCAGTTTCTGAGACAGGTATAAGAGCTGTTCTTTCAAGGGGATTGCAAACTGATGAAAATGAACATAAAAGGATAGAAGAAACTCTTAAACTGATACAAGATTATTCATCTGATAGAATCAAAATATTTTTTGGCCCTCATTCAATATATACTTGTTCAACTGAACTTTTGGAAAATGTATCTAAACTTGCATTTGATTATAATACTGGTATAATGATACATGTTAGTGAAAGTGAAAATGAAGTAAATGAATGTTTTGAAAGACATGACTGTTCGCCTGTTAAATACTTAAGTGATTTAGGAATTTTTGATAGCCCAACAGTAGCAGCCCACTGTGTTTATGTTGATAATGATGATATTGATATACTAAATAGAAAATGTGTAACAGTTGCATACAATCCCACCAGTAACTTAAAATTAGGAAATGGTTTTGCTCCTATATATAGCATGATTCAATCTGGTATAAATGTTGCAATTGGAACTGATTCGGCTGCAAGTAATAATAATTTAAATATGATTGAGGAAATGCATATAGCTTCATTACTTGAAAAAGGTTTATATAAATTACCCAATATTATGAATGCTTCACAAATATTAAAAATGGCAACATTTAATGGTGCATATGCATCTTTATTTGAAAATATTGGCCTTATTAAAGAGGGTTACAAAGCAGACATTGTATTAATTGATAATGAAAGTTTAAATATGATGCCAAATTTCAATCCAATATCAAATATTGTATATAGTGCTAATCCAGAAAATATAAAAACAGTAATATGTAATGGAAAAATACTTTATAAAGATGGTAAATTGACTACAATTGATGAAGAAGGGCTTAAAAAAGAAATTAAAGATATAATGAAGTATTTGAATGAATAA
- the murJ gene encoding murein biosynthesis integral membrane protein MurJ yields the protein MQFRKATKTALQLFLVTALTKLIGFVREMALGARFGTGVKTDSLQLALMFPNVLFVTILAAFSTSFIPFYTEIKENKGEEEGLKFTNNVINTLMFFAIIVSILGTIFSKELLYFFTKNIIAKDYSNDLIIFASTILKITFFMIIFTSSSNILQGFMQANGNFNKPVLSSIPFNLGIFLTIFLSYFSIFKRIDIYLVGFGFVFGYFLSFVYQYYNAKKLGFRFYPTFSFRDENLKKVVIFAAPVFISSAMSQLYVFVDRYLLGSLGEGRISAVNFASKFNDMIVGAFSSTIAIIAFSTLSNYLAKKDMDNFKRFFVSSVNVIILLMIPFSIGGMILNHELVRIVYERGHFTRHSTLMTAGPFFFYSFGFLGLGLRDILNRTLYSLHDSKTAVRNGVIAIILNITFDIIFINRFGHIGAAMGFSFANYIATFLLMFSLRKKLGPIGWRRIVNVFIKSVLAGIIMGIVIYIFKFNFINLDMRFSKITLITLICILLGASVYSFIIYLFRVEEARWLIKITREKFGI from the coding sequence TTGCAGTTTAGAAAGGCAACAAAAACAGCATTACAACTTTTTTTAGTAACAGCTCTAACAAAATTAATTGGATTTGTAAGAGAAATGGCACTTGGTGCAAGGTTTGGAACTGGTGTTAAAACAGATTCCTTGCAGCTTGCATTAATGTTTCCAAATGTTTTGTTTGTTACTATTTTAGCTGCATTTTCAACATCCTTTATACCTTTTTATACAGAAATAAAAGAAAATAAAGGTGAAGAAGAGGGGCTAAAATTTACAAATAATGTTATAAATACCTTGATGTTTTTTGCAATTATTGTTTCAATTTTAGGAACAATTTTTTCTAAAGAATTACTGTATTTTTTTACTAAGAATATTATTGCAAAAGACTATAGCAATGATTTAATTATTTTTGCTTCTACAATATTGAAGATTACCTTCTTCATGATAATATTCACAAGTTCTTCTAATATATTACAAGGTTTTATGCAAGCAAATGGAAACTTTAATAAGCCTGTATTATCCAGTATCCCATTTAACTTAGGGATATTCCTAACTATTTTTTTATCTTATTTTTCTATATTTAAGAGAATTGATATCTACTTAGTAGGTTTTGGATTTGTATTTGGTTATTTTTTAAGCTTTGTTTACCAATACTATAATGCAAAAAAGTTAGGATTTAGATTTTATCCTACTTTTAGTTTTAGAGATGAAAATTTAAAAAAAGTTGTTATTTTTGCTGCTCCTGTTTTTATTAGCAGTGCTATGTCACAATTATATGTTTTTGTTGATAGATATTTATTAGGAAGTCTTGGTGAAGGTAGAATATCTGCAGTAAATTTCGCTAGTAAATTTAATGATATGATTGTTGGGGCCTTTTCTTCAACAATAGCTATTATTGCTTTTTCTACGCTATCGAACTATTTGGCTAAAAAAGATATGGATAACTTTAAAAGGTTTTTTGTTTCATCTGTAAATGTGATTATCCTGTTGATGATTCCTTTTTCAATTGGTGGTATGATTTTGAATCATGAATTAGTGAGAATAGTATATGAAAGAGGACACTTTACTCGACATTCAACATTGATGACTGCTGGCCCATTTTTCTTTTATTCTTTTGGATTTTTAGGTCTTGGTTTAAGAGATATATTAAATAGGACACTTTACTCATTGCATGATTCAAAGACTGCTGTAAGAAATGGTGTTATTGCAATAATTTTAAATATAACCTTTGATATCATTTTTATAAATAGATTCGGTCATATAGGAGCTGCTATGGGCTTTTCATTTGCAAATTATATAGCAACCTTCTTATTAATGTTTTCCCTCAGAAAAAAATTAGGACCAATTGGTTGGAGAAGGATAGTAAATGTTTTTATAAAATCGGTTTTAGCAGGAATTATTATGGGGATAGTTATATATATATTTAAATTTAATTTTATAAATCTTGATATGCGTTTTTCAAAAATAACTTTGATTACTTTAATTTGTATATTGTTAGGAGCCTCAGTGTATTCTTTTATAATATATTTATTCAGAGTTGAAGAGGCAAGATGGCTTATTAAAATAACCCGTGAAAAATTTGGTATATGA